CACCTCATATCACGTGACTCACAAAGTATGGTCTAAGTCCACTCATGGTCTGCAAGGTCAGCGATGAGTGTGAGGACTCTTGGGTTGACCGCAAAGATCTTCCTCCTCTTGCTCAGCTCAACTTTTGTTCCTCTTTCCggatttattgaaaagaaacaCCTTGAAGAAAAGACATTTTATTGCATCTAATGTCATGTTTATAAATGACTTAACAGAAAGATATCACAAGATCTAGCTTTGTGGTGGCTGGATTCAGTGGCAGAGACGATGATACACTACACAACATTCACCAGAGGAATATTTAGTGACAGGCTTTTGTGTTTATCCTGCTTCACAAACAGACTGAAGAACTCTTCTGTCCCCATGgccataaaaaaatatacaatttaaaCACTGCTCAGCAACAGCAAAGAAATGATAAAACATTTCCACTGTTTCAATTATGAACATTTAGATGTAGCAGTTTTTCCCCTccatttaaattgtcttttgtatttattatatttcGGTAACTAATAACATTCTGATCTATATTGTGAATAATTTATCTTGCTGGTAAATATAGACTGCATGCAAGTATAAGAATTACCTCTGGAGGAACTCCAGTGTTGACCGCAGTCCCACTGGGTAGTGTATATTAAAACAATAGTAACTGCCAAACATCAGGCAGATGGCACAGGAGAAGGCAGTGATGTCGTCATTGACAATCTTCTGATCAACGCTCAACATGAAGCAGTCCGCAGTAAAGCAAGAGGACCctgtgaataaaaaacatgaagaaatatgTATTACAAAAGGCTCCTGTGTCAACTATTCAACTACTTTGTAAACTTGGTTCAGACATACCACACACAACAAGGCAGGGTGTTGCTGGCACATCCTCCATCTCAACCTCTTCAGCAAGGCTCGTCTTCTCAACGTAGTGGAACATATGCTCTTCCTTCTCACCAAAAAAAGCAAGTAGAAGAAGAATCATCTCTGTACAACCACTGGACCGACCTTTTTCATTTGCTAACTTGAGGAGAGACTCCAGAACTTGGTTTTCTTTCTGagcaaaaacagttttaagGAAATTGAGGATGCGCTCCCTCTTTTTATCCAGATTGGTGAAGAAGGCTTCCATCAGATTGATGCCAGTAAGTTGCTGGAAGTGTTCTGCCATGCCAGTTTTGTGGAACAAAAAAGGCCATTCTTGGCATAGCTTCAGGATGCTTGTATCTTTATTGATGTCCTTTCGTTGCGTGTAATAGGTGGACTTGATAAGTTCTTTCACATCTTCTGCAGTGTAATTTTTGTCTTTGAACATCTTTTTCATGTCTTCTTTTCTCTTAAGCTGACTCTCTACAGTCTCAGAAAGGGGCAAAAACTTTGGCTCCCAGTTGACACAGCCATACGTGTCTTGAACACTGGCTTTTTGCTCAGCAGGTATCTCATCAGTGTCGTTATCTGATTCTGCCTTGCGTTTAGTTATCTTTGGTGTGTATTGTCGTTTGACATTTTCAATTCTAGCCTGGAGTTGTTTTACCAGGGAATGATAACCAAGTCCAATAACGTCACCATCAATGACATCCTTAAGTGACTTTGGATATCTGCTCACCATCCTTTCTGCTATTTCAGTTGTGTTGCGTTTGGTTGGATTCTTGCAAATCTGCATCATTTCAGAGACAATAATCCTCACCATTTGTCTTCGAAGTCGTGCACTTGGCCTTTTCTGTCGTTCCAAAGTTTGTATCAGCTCTTCCGGGAGCTTCTGCCACGGTATCTGAAAACTGTCAACCCAGGTTGGCAAAACTGGGGAGCAGCTCAGTGAAGGTGATGAAATAGCAGCAGACGACGGTTGTGAAAGTGAGGCTGCAGATTGAGAGGACTGAACGGACTGTGGAGAAGAGGATGAAGCCATTGAGTCTGGAAAGGTACAACTAATGAAATTGAAAAACATTaagtatacattttttttggtACTCtgtaaaaaaagactttttttttttttttatatcaaaacAAGATATTATACACAATATGCTTAAATCTCAAAACTGCAATTATCTTGAAATATCTTACTAACTGGTCATATCAAATGAAgttatgcataaatatatacaAGTACATGTACTTTTTACTGTTAcaattttcatcttttaaattgTGTTAGTGATATCAAATTTATCTGTGTAAAGTAATGTTAGGTAACTGTTCATGTAGAGTGTTTCCTTTTCTAACAGACTGTTGTCTGTCCCCTGTACAGGAACTACCAGGTGTAAATGAGAAGCTGTACATTGTTGTTCTtgtcaaataaacaaacacatgaaatatGATTGAAATTTGTCTTTGTTGACCTTTCATTTTGATCTGTAGTTAGGTGTAAAGCACATTTTTATGCAAAAGTTACACAAGACTTTATGTCAAAATACTTACTATTTTGGGCCGACGCAGCAACCAGTCTTCTGGCCTGTATGGGCTTCAGTACAGGCAATAAGTCTCCTTCAGTGATATATTGTAAATCATCTGTG
This genomic window from Girardinichthys multiradiatus isolate DD_20200921_A chromosome 18, DD_fGirMul_XY1, whole genome shotgun sequence contains:
- the LOC124883653 gene encoding uncharacterized protein LOC124883653, whose product is MVRIIVSEMMQICKNPTKRNTTEIAERMVSRYPKSLKDVIDGDVIGLGYHSLVKQLQARIENVKRQYTPKITKRKAESDNDTDEIPAEQKASVQDTYGCVNWEPKFLPLSETVESQLKRKEDMKKMFKDKNYTAEDVKELIKSTYYTQRKDINKDTSILKLCQEWPFLFHKTGMAEHFQQLTGINLMEAFFTNLDKKRERILNFLKTVFAQKENQVLESLLKLANEKGRSSGCTEMILLLLAFFGEKEEHMFHYVEKTSLAEEVEMEDVPATPCLVVCGSSCFTADCFMLSVDQKIVNDDITAFSCAICLMFGSYYCFNIHYPVGLRSTLEFLQRCFFSINPERGTKVELSKRRKIFAVNPRVLTLIADLADHEWT